Part of the Plasmodium vinckei vinckei genome assembly, chromosome: PVVCY_13 genome, atcattaaaaataaaaaaccgATATGTGCCTATGTGAtgcatattaatatttaatataaacagatatttaatattatatgcaattaataaaataatatgaaaatttaaagacAAAActtatgaattatttttatgaaatatacgctaaaaaaataacaaggGAATTAGCATATTAATGAATGTATCTATAATATCAATTTCCCATTCATAAATCATAGATCATTATGATAAACAATTTGTTGTATTGCTATATACCAAATGTGTGTACTACACacatgatatattttaaattcaaAATTCTGAAATGTATAACTTGTAAAAAACCATTGCTTCTCTATTtagcatatattaataaaatcatcataaaaaatagaaaaaactctaaatcattttttaacagTAATACTCATTTCAATAATTTTGGTATCAGATATTTCCTCTTTAAAtaccaaaaaatataatttttttttttttttttttcacaattTGAAAAACTATTTTGTCGAAATATCTTTATAAAGTATTATGCAATATGCTTATTAAGCCTCACCAGCATTAGTTGATTTATCTTCTTCAAATAATTGATCATTTAAAACATCATCTGTTTGATCATCTTCATATTCTGTATATGCATCTTCACCAGCATTTCCGGAATCTACATCAAATTGATATTTGCCTGATTCAATGTTTTTCTTAGATTCCATAGATTTTAATTTCTCTTCCATATAAGATGATAAATGTTTCAATGTGTGTTCTTTTGGTAATTCTGGAACATTTTTATGGTTAATTCTTGAGTAATACATACCTGATTTTCCTAATCTTAAATATGGTTCGGATACCCAGaatctatatatttgtgattttaatatttggtCGATTTTTGATACAATTAAACCTGGGTcatgttttaattttgttgcGAAGCTGTTTCTACATTCATTTAATATACCgtgtaaaaataacattGGTTTTGATTCAACAGAAAATAAGGTATTGTTATATATGGAAATAGTACATTGATCCCATATTTCTCTTAATATCtatagttaaaaaaaaaaaataaataaatatgtgtaaaatattattatataaatcgaacacttataatatataagatatttttatatttttttatgaaaataaacttACACATTCAGTTGCATCTTCGATCTTATTGTTTCCTACAATTTCTCTAACTAATAATACCCACCACATACGAGACCATCTTAAAATTCTTTTATAACGAtgtgatttttttaaactatttattaaatctgTTATAGGAACTTTAACACcattatcatataaatcTTTTATGGTCATGctgaaataataaaaaaaatatggaggtaatatataacaatattatatttaaaaatgtaggagtaaaaaataatcacatatataaatataatattttttctttatgaattatttttttttttacctaAGAGGGTCTCGAATAACAGTCGATAAGGCTGTAGTTGCTGCTAAATCACTATATGTGTCACATTGTACAGTATTTGTTGTGTGCTTATAAGTagcataaaataaaaagagagAAACAATATAACGAGCCTTCATTTTTGCAatgttaaaataaaactataCTATAAATCGGTAATACttattgttatataattatcttgataaagtatattatattagcatataaaaaaagccaatatataataatgtaataagaatcaaaattaataaataatttaattactatttaataataaatcgGTAAATTATAGAAAtcatagtaataataaatttatattaaaattaggattttaatatatgaatttattttatataaataaaaaaaattatgaattcTCATAATGTGAAAGCGATTTTTCTTTGTgcttaaattttattattggtAATAAattgcaaaaaataaaatataaaattataataaacgaataaaaaaatccaaaaaaaaattaaaccttggcaataaattataaaatacatcaaaaaatataataattaaggTAGCGAAAATGACATAGCACTATAGAAATTCAAAGCTTTATGTAAGTAAATTcgttatatattatatgtgtgttaaattaataaaataaaaaacctTTATAAAATCTCGTTGCATATTGTtcttaaattaatattttataaaagctatttttatttaatatttttaattaacaTATAACAATAggtttataatattttataatttttaattttctattatatatatatatatatataaaataatccATATTAACAgcgaaagaaaaaaaatccacagaaataattatgaaagtgttttttatacaaaggtatatatttttaaggcCCCCcttaaagaatatattatattattagaaaataatgttttatcactaaaaatatatctaatCACCTTCATTAActgtaaaaatttttagcttaaattttttcttgCATGCACAAACACCGGCATAAGGGCTAACCACAAAATAAAGCATATAAATTGAAGgactatttaatatataataaatatacgcaatataactataaaaaaatatataactttttttttatccattttttactCTCTATGTAATTAAAACATaagtttattataaaatgcaCATAAATGTGAATGCGtggtaataatattttatgtatacaCTATTTATAGGGCGCCGttatttgtttatgtagtataaatataatttaggTAGTTATTTTCGAATTACAAACaagtataatttttttaattttatttttaaaaaataaatatttcaaataacCCATGCAACatattgttatataataaatgtgaccgtttaaatatttatataataaataaaatactgTGTGTTGTTTTTAGCATATACAATgtaataatacattttgTTGATATGTGCAAAAAGGGTGTGCCacttatataaaattttttataaacatacTGTTCCCttcttataataatattacaaaaatatcaacattataaaatatctatgccactttataaaaaaacaaaatgaattaacCAGGTGATCGTTATCAAATAtggtattaaaaaataagcatttaataatgaatataatattttcagtGAAGTAGGGGAATTcctatttattataatttctcTAATTcgattatttatataaataaagatcaaaattataaaaaatgacaatTGCCCGATTGTAACGagcacatatatataggcCTCTGAATGTGttttacatattaaaatggttgaaattatttgtataataattatgttattaaaaaataataaaatatagtatACAAGACTCCTTGttgtattaaataaaaatggtgtTTAATATtcaatgaatataaaataagttaAAAAGAAAACCGCAAAGTTTTATAATTGCTTTGTAAAATTCaaacttttatttaatgctaataaaaatgaaaacatgTGTAAATTCATTTATGAAGTTatcttaaatatattatcctTATGCagatacatatatttataattaaatgtttttttcgaTATTCTTCTAATTGTTAAATAGTTTTTGTCCATTTAAAATATCGTATAACCATTCATGCTATtccttttattataaataatccAAAACAAATAAGTAAAACATACAAATGTGTACaaagatattttatataaactaaataaagaaaatgtattattaaaataaataattgtgTAGACATCGAAAGAGAGTATATTcgaaatatgaatataatattgcatatataatattatatagaaacaaaaagtaaaaaatataacgacaataatataaaaatatatgtttcatcaaaaaataaataatttaaagtaaaaatatattttttttaaattataatttttagttCTCCAttggaataataaaataaagctataaaataatgtcttttttttttaatattgtcAAATTAAACAATCTTAATGAATtgtatacaaaattatgaaatttacttaaaataaattgcgATTTTGGTGTTgaacatattaaaaataaataatattatattttttctcaataatatatataaaacactCTGTTATATAAGTACAATttgcataaatatataatagtcAATTTCcgatataatatatatattataataatattaaatattacacatttcacaatatattttgtcgAATAATTGCGTACGAAAATACTTATGATTTTTTCGttatatgtaaattataattttcaaaaaaattaaaaacaaattattccacaaaatatattacataaatatttatttataatgttgaatttgtaaaaaaaaaaaaaaatatatattcctacaaaaaatatattggcatgttatttatattacgTTAAAGTATGCGCATTAATTACAAATTTTCCAAAAGGAGAAATGATAACAccgttgaaaaaaattaaaaaattttagttttattaaaataaataaaacccaaaaatatttaataaaatagtgaatcaataaattatcaaatgccataaaacaaattaaatgacATCATATTACATAAAGTAGGATAATAATTACTACTTATGATATATGAGCCAgtagcaaaaaaaaatttttatcaatttaATTAGCTAgctaaaaaggaaatagaaaaaaagaaaatatttatcagaaaataatgaatacttaaggctaaaaataaaatactaaacatttttattattattctaaGTATTTCAGCATTTATAAAGTTATATGGCACCAAGCAAAATATCTTGAAGCtccatataatttttttaaagatatAATAGTTCCAAAACATATGCATTTATAGTCttttacatttataatTGTGAGAAAATCACATTTAACTAATCGAAACAATTTGATGACTACTAAATTCAAGAGCATCCATAAAATacgtttaaaaaaaaaaaatgataaaaaaaaaaagtgtgGGGTCCAAAGAAAGTGAAGATGAAGAAAGagtaaatgatataaaattagATGCTGAAGACTATATTATGAAAAGTGAAACAACTGAAAGAACACAAATATATCATGATGATTTGTatgataatgatataaaaatatgcttaCCAGCAAGAGTAGGCTTTCTTAAAGCCGTTCAATCCATGGCATCTGGTATAAAATGGGGATGGGGATTTACAAATACACCCAGAGAGCCATCAAGTTATTATATCAACGAGATATTATGTGGTTGCATATTATGTTTAACTATGCTACCTGAAATGATATCATTTTCGATGATTGCCAAAATACCACCATATATTGGATTGCAAGGCGtgtcatttttatctttaatAACATCTATTTTTGGAGGATCACCTGCTGTTGTGCATGGTGTTACAGGGGCATTTGCATCTGTGTGTTCAAACTATCTTATAGAAAATGGTGCTGGAGGTTTACCAGAAGGAATAGAAAGGCTATACAtttgtatattaatatgCTCAATTatgctattatttttttccttttttcaTATGTCAGCTTTAATACAATTAATTCCAACGCCTGTTTTTATTGGCTATTGTAATGGATtatctattatttttttaatggcACAATTACATACCTTGGAAAATCCATATACTcatgaatatataacaggataccatttatttttttttattctcatATGTACCCTTGTAGTTTTGATAGTTGAGCTCTGGAAGAAAATACCTAAAGTAAGTATTGCCACGTATGATTGAGAATGCTTCATATTTTCAACATCATTGTGAAATATTTCCCATAAATAATCCttcattgttttatttgctCGTTTGCTTGTTTATACCTTTTCATATACCATCTGTTTCCACTTTTTTAGTATGGCCAGAAAATTCCCTCATCGCTAGTGGCAATAGCAGTCACGATATTTATTGAGTTTATCATTCTTCGAACAATTTTACACAATTTTGAgacttttaaaaatgtcaaATCATTTACAGTAGGGGACATGTTTTCATTCACTTCTGAAAAAGCAAAacctatttttttattttcaaacaaGGACTTAGATTTTTCAAAAGTTTCTATTAATATGGACTTAATTAAACAATTAGTAAATATGTTTGTAGTTTTACTAATAGAAGTACTAATGGTTAGTGAAGTTATTAAAGGGATGGGAGGTGCAGATTGTGATACTAACGAAACTatattttctctttttattGGAAACTTATTAGCTACATTAGGAAGTGCAGTTGGAGGTAGTAGTTTATTAGGGTTATCCGttttaaattatagaaATGGTGCAAGAGGAAAAGAGAGTGGACTTGTAGCAtctattttaatttatggaatattattatttggctattctttattaaattatataccattatcttttttatgtgGTATTATGATAACAGTTTTTCTTCACTGTTTTAGATGGTTTTCATTACcgatta contains:
- a CDS encoding exported protein 2, putative, giving the protein MKARYIVSLFLFYATYKHTTNTVQCDTYSDLAATTALSTVIRDPLSMTIKDLYDNGVKVPITDLINSLKKSHRYKRILRWSRMWWVLLVREIVGNNKIEDATECILREIWDQCTISIYNNTLFSVESKPMLFLHGILNECRNSFATKLKHDPGLIVSKIDQILKSQIYRFWVSEPYLRLGKSGMYYSRINHKNVPELPKEHTLKHLSSYMEEKLKSMESKKNIESGKYQFDVDSGNAGEDAYTEYEDDQTDDVLNDQLFEEDKSTNAGEA
- a CDS encoding inorganic anion antiporter, putative codes for the protein MIKKKSVGSKESEDEERVNDIKLDAEDYIMKSETTERTQIYHDDLYDNDIKICLPARVGFLKAVQSMASGIKWGWGFTNTPREPSSYYINEILCGCILCLTMLPEMISFSMIAKIPPYIGLQGVSFLSLITSIFGGSPAVVHGVTGAFASVCSNYLIENGAGGLPEGIERLYICILICSIMLLFFSFFHMSALIQLIPTPVFIGYCNGLSIIFLMAQLHTLENPYTHEYITGYHLFFFILICTLVVLIVELWKKIPKYGQKIPSSLVAIAVTIFIEFIILRTILHNFETFKNVKSFTVGDMFSFTSEKAKPIFLFSNKDLDFSKVSINMDLIKQLVNMFVVLLIEVLMVSEVIKGMGGADCDTNETIFSLFIGNLLATLGSAVGGSSLLGLSVLNYRNGARGKESGLVASILIYGILLFGYSLLNYIPLSFLCGIMITVFLHCFRWFSLPIIFFTFCPAHIRNCHPCMSRKISRWDAFIIVLVTVLCAGVSVPAGVLTGVVLSSLVYVWQSKSTFKFEIFYDKDTDTKYYEIEGHLFYASKKMFTRLFRYENDSQTINIVLKGKSTLFDYTAIEALTSVKHQYSINNKTVNIHGLSHECIKKIAKMNHLCKQIDVDLVKVETPVVPLLYKPLQTILMTPKTIRRRIISKNKKDKKKSPSQDKVPEDLDI